The following are from one region of the Cytobacillus firmus genome:
- a CDS encoding DUF1672 family protein, giving the protein MQNNLGILLFSVSIPLLLGGCFGQESKIETQSSQISVQDYTGEGYALPYGRVTDEIAEKNLDGIRDATIKFFKEKYKTDVTVHNVVGAKDGATVFVESKGEPHFYTYAVVPIDELAKKVWTEKIWADEFQVENAIKGGLYSMIFKEEFKQLDNYFDSLAAEGQITGRTVESIQNVGGHGFSTPYYFISLADETAIQPVYDLFMKSPDESTDNLRKAFKDNAFSAEALFINIQLFMADPNAKPDKKLYDRIIKNLEEMNSIPRGSYSFVLNDHFIDKQSSSGMGDHSLDLVNDIIKE; this is encoded by the coding sequence ATGCAAAATAACCTAGGAATCTTACTCTTCAGTGTTAGCATACCACTCCTGCTTGGAGGGTGTTTTGGTCAGGAAAGTAAAATAGAAACACAATCTTCCCAGATTAGCGTTCAGGATTATACTGGTGAAGGCTATGCACTGCCATATGGAAGAGTGACAGATGAAATTGCTGAAAAGAACCTTGATGGGATAAGGGATGCCACAATCAAGTTTTTCAAAGAGAAATATAAGACAGATGTAACTGTGCATAATGTAGTTGGTGCTAAGGATGGGGCCACTGTGTTTGTAGAGTCAAAGGGTGAACCACATTTTTACACCTATGCTGTAGTGCCAATAGATGAACTGGCAAAGAAAGTATGGACGGAAAAGATATGGGCGGACGAATTCCAGGTGGAGAATGCCATTAAAGGCGGGTTGTATAGCATGATCTTCAAAGAGGAATTCAAACAACTCGATAACTACTTTGATTCACTTGCAGCAGAAGGTCAAATAACTGGAAGAACTGTGGAATCCATTCAAAATGTTGGTGGTCATGGCTTCTCAACCCCTTATTATTTTATATCGCTAGCCGATGAGACAGCTATCCAGCCTGTATACGACCTTTTTATGAAAAGTCCTGATGAAAGTACAGATAACCTCAGGAAGGCCTTTAAAGACAATGCATTCTCGGCCGAAGCCCTTTTCATTAATATCCAATTATTTATGGCCGATCCTAACGCCAAGCCGGATAAAAAATTATATGACCGTATTATAAAAAACCTTGAAGAAATGAACTCAATTCCAAGAGGTTCGTATAGCTTTGTCCTTAATGATCATTTTATTGATAAGCAGAGCTCCAGCGGTATGGGAGATCATTCACTCGATTTAGTGAATGATATTATAAAAGAATAA
- a CDS encoding carbohydrate ABC transporter permease: MSNKSREMLKRIPLYAFLILGSIGMLVPFVWMISSALKPNNEIFTSPPTFLPKDANWGNFIAAWNSGDFTQYFINTSIISVLTTVITLFICSLAGYTFAKFNFMGKKLLFLLFLGTMMIPMQVIMIPIFLMMSKIGLLNSYWSVILPLVANAYGVFLMRQFMSTIPTELMEAARIDGCSEFRIFWQIILPLTKPALVTLGILTFLGAWNEFLWPLIMLDSPDMMTLQVALTQFQGQYEVKWNLLMAASALSMIPIALIFIVFQRYLVEGIASSGVKG; encoded by the coding sequence ATGAGCAATAAAAGCAGAGAAATGTTAAAGCGAATACCTTTATATGCATTTTTGATATTAGGTTCAATTGGGATGCTTGTTCCATTTGTCTGGATGATTTCAAGTGCTTTGAAGCCCAATAATGAAATCTTTACAAGTCCTCCTACATTCCTGCCCAAGGATGCAAATTGGGGGAATTTTATAGCAGCATGGAACTCGGGAGACTTCACTCAATATTTTATTAACACGTCGATTATATCGGTATTAACAACAGTCATTACCTTATTTATCTGTTCTTTGGCGGGCTACACGTTTGCGAAATTTAACTTTATGGGAAAGAAACTGCTCTTTCTGTTATTCCTGGGAACGATGATGATTCCCATGCAAGTCATTATGATTCCGATCTTTCTGATGATGTCAAAAATCGGTTTATTAAATTCTTATTGGTCTGTTATCCTGCCACTGGTGGCAAACGCTTATGGGGTTTTCCTGATGAGGCAGTTTATGAGCACCATTCCAACTGAGCTGATGGAAGCAGCCCGAATTGACGGATGCTCGGAATTCCGGATTTTCTGGCAGATTATTTTGCCTTTAACAAAACCGGCACTGGTCACCTTGGGAATCTTAACGTTTCTTGGAGCCTGGAATGAATTTTTATGGCCATTAATTATGCTGGATTCACCGGATATGATGACGCTTCAAGTCGCCTTAACTCAGTTCCAGGGACAGTATGAGGTGAAATGGAATCTTTTAATGGCGGCATCTGCCTTATCCATGATTCCGATTGCTTTAATCTTTATTGTTTTTCAGCGTTATTTAGTAGAAGGAATCGCATCATCAGGGGTAAAGGGATAG
- a CDS encoding glycoside hydrolase family 13 protein — MKKTWWKETVVYQVYWRSFYDSNGDGIGDLEGLLLKLHYIKDLGADVIWLNPMYQSPDKDNGYDISDYYGVMEKAGDMQTVERLITEVHNLGMKIIMDLVVNHTSDQHPWFLESRSSKDNPKRDWYIWKDAKDGKEPNNWRSYFAPSPWTWDKKTGQYYFHSFAAEQPDLNWENRKVREEIYRIMRFWLDKGIDGFRMDVINLLAKQKDYRDAANPYDLSYLGNNPGIHEYLQEMNREVLKHYDIMTVGEIPFVTPEDGLLYVGEDRNELHTLFHFQVADDMPSWDMLRYKEIQKQWYEGLKGKGWNSQFLNNHDHTRQVTRYGNDGEYRAESAKLLGTLVHTMPGTPYIFQGEEIGMTGVCFEDISDYRDIAMKNKYNELVGRGEDPVQVLKDLQPLSRDNSRTPVQWDDSENAGFTSGMPWIKVNPNYKEINVKRELETQDSVFHYYKKLIALRKENEVMVYGDYADLSDGQEELYIYTRSLGEVTWLIVLNHSDRTNEVKLPDIAQGTGKELLLGNYAEIPEGDSAELLVMRPYEARIYRILNKR; from the coding sequence ATGAAAAAAACATGGTGGAAAGAAACGGTGGTCTATCAGGTGTATTGGAGAAGTTTCTACGACTCCAATGGAGACGGGATCGGCGATCTGGAAGGCCTTCTGTTAAAGCTGCATTACATTAAAGATCTTGGGGCAGACGTCATCTGGCTGAATCCTATGTATCAATCTCCTGACAAAGATAATGGGTATGATATTTCGGATTATTATGGGGTAATGGAAAAGGCAGGGGATATGCAAACTGTCGAGCGGCTAATCACAGAAGTTCATAACCTTGGTATGAAAATAATAATGGACTTAGTCGTTAATCATACGTCTGATCAGCATCCATGGTTTCTGGAGTCCAGGTCTTCGAAGGATAACCCAAAAAGAGACTGGTATATCTGGAAAGATGCTAAAGATGGAAAAGAGCCAAACAATTGGCGCTCCTACTTTGCCCCCTCACCCTGGACATGGGATAAGAAAACGGGTCAATATTACTTCCATTCTTTTGCTGCAGAACAGCCTGACCTGAACTGGGAAAATCGCAAAGTGCGCGAAGAAATCTACAGAATCATGCGTTTTTGGCTTGATAAAGGAATAGACGGATTCCGTATGGATGTTATTAATCTGCTGGCAAAACAGAAAGACTATAGAGATGCGGCTAACCCGTATGACCTCTCCTACTTAGGTAATAATCCGGGCATACATGAATACCTGCAGGAAATGAACCGTGAAGTCCTTAAGCATTATGACATTATGACTGTGGGGGAAATCCCATTTGTCACCCCTGAAGATGGCTTATTATACGTTGGGGAAGATCGAAATGAACTTCATACCTTATTCCATTTTCAGGTGGCTGATGATATGCCATCCTGGGATATGCTTCGATACAAGGAAATTCAGAAGCAGTGGTATGAGGGCTTAAAGGGGAAAGGCTGGAACTCGCAGTTTTTAAATAACCACGATCATACCCGGCAGGTGACCAGATATGGAAATGATGGTGAATACCGGGCAGAATCGGCTAAATTACTCGGTACGCTAGTTCATACCATGCCGGGAACTCCCTATATTTTTCAAGGAGAAGAAATAGGAATGACCGGTGTATGTTTCGAAGATATCTCAGACTACCGCGATATCGCTATGAAAAATAAGTACAATGAGCTGGTTGGACGGGGAGAAGATCCTGTTCAGGTCCTTAAAGATCTGCAGCCTCTAAGCAGAGACAACTCACGAACACCTGTACAGTGGGATGACAGCGAAAACGCCGGTTTCACAAGCGGTATGCCATGGATAAAAGTAAACCCGAATTACAAAGAGATCAATGTAAAAAGGGAGCTTGAAACTCAGGATTCTGTCTTCCATTATTATAAAAAGCTGATTGCATTGCGGAAAGAAAATGAAGTCATGGTTTACGGTGATTATGCAGATCTCTCTGATGGCCAGGAAGAATTGTATATCTATACCCGGTCTTTAGGGGAAGTTACATGGCTGATAGTCCTTAATCATAGTGATAGAACAAATGAGGTCAAATTACCGGATATTGCACAGGGTACCGGGAAAGAACTTCTGCTTGGGAATTATGCTGAAATTCCAGAAGGAGATTCTGCAGAGTTGCTAGTTATGCGGCCTTATGAAGCAAGGATTTATAGAATTTTGAACAAGCGGTGA
- a CDS encoding FAD-dependent oxidoreductase: MEMYTQVKNIEISKQADVIVAGGGPAGIAAAIASARQGADTILLERNGFLGGMGSAALVNPFMSFSSGKTQLVKGIFQEMIDRLKEAGAFGGGGHAWSFDPEVYKYVLNEMALESGVRLQFHSFVVDAVTEGTLISGLIIESKSGRQLLKAKTFIDCTGDGDLAARAGAEFKIGRESDGQCQPASIMFKMGGVTNRKKACEYAVEDERLPQGRVLFFKMPREGEVMINMTRIVNVDALDVDDLTRAEIEGRKQVKEIVEYMQENVEGFENSYLVTTGPQIGIRESRRIMGEYVLTAEDVLECRKFDDAIASCSYMIDIHNPTGAGTEKVILPKGQWYDIPYRCLLPKDFDNLLVAGRCISSTHEAHSSLRIQPTCYAMGQAAGMAAALSVEKGIHPKALNADELRRNLLKENCFIRERISSN, from the coding sequence ATGGAAATGTATACTCAGGTAAAAAATATAGAGATTTCAAAACAGGCAGATGTGATTGTAGCTGGCGGCGGCCCTGCCGGGATTGCGGCTGCCATTGCATCAGCAAGGCAGGGAGCAGATACCATCCTGCTTGAACGCAACGGGTTTTTAGGAGGAATGGGCTCCGCTGCACTTGTAAATCCGTTTATGAGTTTTTCTTCAGGGAAAACCCAGCTGGTGAAAGGCATCTTTCAGGAAATGATTGATCGTCTGAAGGAGGCGGGAGCATTTGGAGGAGGAGGGCATGCCTGGTCCTTTGATCCTGAAGTTTATAAATATGTACTGAATGAAATGGCTCTCGAAAGCGGGGTCCGGCTTCAATTCCATTCTTTTGTGGTGGATGCGGTGACAGAGGGGACTCTGATTTCAGGGTTAATTATTGAAAGCAAATCAGGACGCCAGCTGTTAAAAGCAAAAACATTCATTGATTGTACAGGGGATGGTGACCTGGCAGCGAGAGCAGGAGCGGAATTCAAGATTGGACGTGAGTCTGATGGCCAGTGTCAGCCTGCAAGCATTATGTTCAAAATGGGCGGAGTCACAAACCGGAAAAAAGCTTGTGAGTATGCAGTTGAAGATGAAAGGCTTCCACAGGGAAGGGTATTATTTTTTAAGATGCCCCGTGAAGGAGAGGTCATGATTAATATGACCCGCATCGTCAACGTGGATGCCCTGGATGTGGATGATTTAACGAGAGCTGAAATCGAAGGCAGAAAGCAAGTCAAAGAGATTGTTGAATATATGCAGGAAAACGTGGAAGGGTTTGAAAACTCTTACCTGGTTACGACAGGTCCGCAAATTGGCATTCGCGAATCACGCCGGATTATGGGTGAATATGTTTTAACTGCTGAGGACGTACTGGAATGCCGAAAGTTTGATGATGCTATTGCTTCCTGCTCCTATATGATTGATATTCATAATCCAACAGGGGCCGGGACTGAGAAGGTGATTCTGCCGAAGGGTCAATGGTATGACATTCCTTACCGCTGCCTGCTTCCAAAGGATTTCGATAACCTTCTGGTAGCGGGGAGATGCATTTCTTCTACACATGAAGCACATTCCTCCCTCCGTATTCAGCCGACATGCTATGCAATGGGCCAGGCAGCAGGCATGGCCGCAGCACTGTCTGTCGAGAAGGGCATCCATCCTAAAGCACTTAATGCGGATGAGTTAAGAAGAAATCTATTAAAAGAGAATTGTTTTATCCGGGAAAGAATTTCATCAAACTGA
- a CDS encoding DUF1672 family protein: protein MSVQDYTGEGYFLANGKEIDRIAEANRNQIEVDVKKFFKEHYKTEVKVHNVVGGKDGATVFVESVGEPHFYTYAVVPIIEKENKVNLEKIWADDYQVQNAIKGGLYHMIFNEKFQQLDQYFDSLAAEGEITGKTKEALQNVGGFGFMTPYYLISTSKNDESIIPVYNLYLSNPKESAEKLKAVFNESKFSAENLTIGIQLFMKDKEAKPSEKIFNQVVKDLEEMKGIPRGSYGIVLNDNLIHRETSEGFKENSLERDYPDSIVKE, encoded by the coding sequence ATAAGTGTACAGGATTATACTGGCGAAGGTTATTTTCTTGCCAATGGAAAAGAAATAGATAGGATCGCTGAAGCAAACAGAAATCAGATTGAAGTAGATGTTAAAAAGTTTTTCAAAGAACACTATAAAACCGAAGTCAAGGTCCATAATGTGGTTGGTGGCAAGGACGGTGCAACTGTATTTGTTGAATCTGTTGGAGAACCGCATTTCTATACTTATGCTGTAGTACCGATAATTGAAAAAGAAAATAAAGTAAATCTAGAAAAAATTTGGGCTGATGATTATCAGGTACAGAATGCCATCAAAGGCGGACTCTATCATATGATTTTCAATGAAAAGTTCCAGCAGCTTGATCAGTATTTCGATTCTCTCGCTGCTGAAGGCGAAATTACAGGAAAAACAAAAGAAGCCCTTCAAAATGTTGGCGGGTTTGGCTTTATGACACCTTACTACCTAATATCAACATCCAAGAACGATGAGTCAATTATTCCTGTATATAACTTATATCTTAGTAATCCAAAGGAAAGTGCTGAAAAATTAAAAGCCGTATTCAATGAAAGTAAATTTTCAGCAGAAAATTTAACAATCGGGATTCAGCTATTTATGAAAGATAAGGAAGCTAAGCCAAGTGAAAAGATCTTCAATCAAGTTGTAAAAGATCTGGAGGAAATGAAAGGTATTCCAAGAGGCTCTTATGGGATAGTCCTTAATGATAACCTAATCCATCGGGAAACTTCTGAGGGATTTAAAGAAAATTCATTAGAAAGAGATTACCCTGACTCTATTGTGAAGGAGTAA
- a CDS encoding DUF1672 family protein — protein MYKKTKILLCSMGITFMLGGCSNMMNSNNDQKNEQAKETQAAPSDNSLISVQDYTGEGYGLPFGKVTDKIANENLDGINDATIKYFKETYKTDVTVHNVVGAKDGATVFVESKGEPHFYTYAVVPIDVKEKKVMTDQIWADEFQVENAIKGGLYHMIFSEEFKRLDDYLEALVADGQVTGKTKEALQNVGGHGYMTPYYFIALTSKEEAIKPVYDLYINHPDENTENLRKVYDEESFNPENIKINIQLFMADKQAKPSEEIFNHVTAELEDLNSIPKGTYSFSLNDNFIDKQSAEGAKDNSLKRGFPDYIIKE, from the coding sequence ATGTACAAGAAAACAAAAATTCTACTCTGCAGTATGGGAATCACTTTCATGCTTGGAGGATGCTCCAATATGATGAACTCAAATAACGACCAGAAAAATGAGCAAGCAAAAGAAACACAGGCTGCCCCTTCCGATAATTCTCTAATTAGCGTTCAAGATTATACTGGTGAAGGCTATGGGCTGCCCTTCGGAAAAGTGACAGATAAAATTGCGAATGAAAATCTTGATGGGATAAACGATGCCACAATCAAGTATTTTAAGGAGACATACAAGACAGATGTAACAGTCCATAATGTGGTTGGGGCCAAGGACGGGGCTACAGTGTTTGTAGAATCCAAGGGCGAACCGCATTTCTACACGTATGCTGTTGTCCCGATTGATGTAAAAGAAAAGAAAGTGATGACAGATCAGATTTGGGCCGATGAATTCCAGGTGGAGAATGCCATTAAAGGCGGATTATATCATATGATTTTTAGTGAAGAGTTTAAGCGGCTGGATGACTATCTTGAGGCTCTGGTAGCAGATGGCCAAGTGACCGGAAAAACAAAGGAAGCCCTCCAGAATGTGGGCGGGCATGGATATATGACTCCTTATTATTTTATTGCGTTAACAAGTAAAGAAGAGGCTATTAAACCAGTTTATGACCTTTATATAAATCACCCTGATGAAAATACAGAGAATTTAAGGAAGGTCTATGATGAGGAATCATTTAATCCTGAAAACATCAAAATTAACATTCAGTTATTCATGGCTGACAAGCAGGCAAAACCAAGTGAAGAAATTTTTAATCATGTTACGGCAGAGCTGGAAGATCTGAACTCAATACCCAAAGGCACTTACAGCTTCTCTCTCAATGATAATTTCATTGATAAGCAGAGTGCAGAAGGTGCGAAAGATAATTCTTTAAAACGTGGATTCCCGGATTACATAATTAAGGAATAA
- a CDS encoding SA1320 family protein, producing MNTLNGSPNKNISINNDKDLVELAGYHAYTYPQRGDILTVNGIDYQVRHENYKDPTGLDAMTIMNMDTEEISIIYVGTDASGKYGKMDILTDAQLLSDLTPAQLAAARNYYYEMNNEYKEVGGVQSIAGNSLGGGLVGAVAIENPEVKAVTLNPALLPDGMMDPDKTYDNITNYFSSYDVLTQTLIALDLHGRIPGKQYEIFNGIPGLSKIGTNHTGYLREEDGRQYYVIGEVGKPGYGKIYVDADAHIVSSIWTGVPLYGGHSDRIEINKENLDLLASSLQNHVMERLNLAHEYLGNSVAIVDDEASRYYERLSRLQKIFEDMFENLISEPLFMGITSISNRLTAEIDHLVSLLNVAESHAKSLNYILNSPPAELLEHIFRTNVSVEGIFNEIRGFLYDLKADVQDLSKSLIRIISNKIPELFEGGKELWYDAVVSELKAHYGIVNNNRDRLLSHISEYQKQVQDTAANFHDRDFSLGQSIRSKSTHSNSISVQGTNTYKLEDSPYMELRMKIKEFQMDTSYSAFTASTQALLMPILHKGWVITLNIENALELLSSTIKGATKFALDYTIPGKLFGLFSDFDDKIRNSVNNALAPLDEFAGTIEGIRKGLDRLMAEYPTLLENFRPYVETAIFNNSGYYNVHLYNLASIAILREMEMLFDDVVYQLGHHKAESIEALCEVSKKVKGNMGILYEQVDRGTIN from the coding sequence ATGAATACACTTAATGGTTCACCAAATAAGAATATATCCATAAACAATGATAAAGATTTGGTTGAGCTAGCTGGCTACCATGCCTATACCTATCCCCAAAGGGGGGATATTCTAACAGTAAATGGAATAGATTATCAGGTTCGCCACGAAAACTATAAAGATCCAACAGGGCTTGATGCAATGACAATTATGAATATGGATACAGAAGAAATATCCATCATCTATGTAGGAACGGATGCAAGCGGTAAATATGGAAAAATGGATATTCTAACAGATGCACAGCTTTTAAGTGACCTGACTCCAGCTCAGCTGGCAGCAGCCAGAAACTACTATTACGAAATGAACAATGAATATAAAGAGGTTGGCGGCGTCCAATCGATTGCAGGAAATTCACTTGGAGGCGGTCTGGTCGGTGCTGTCGCCATTGAAAATCCAGAGGTTAAAGCCGTTACACTTAACCCTGCCCTCCTTCCTGATGGAATGATGGACCCTGATAAAACGTATGACAACATCACAAACTACTTCAGCAGCTACGATGTGCTCACTCAGACTTTGATTGCATTGGATCTGCATGGCAGGATTCCAGGCAAACAGTATGAGATCTTTAATGGGATTCCGGGATTATCAAAGATTGGTACAAACCACACAGGTTATCTGAGAGAAGAAGATGGCCGCCAATATTATGTTATCGGAGAAGTCGGCAAGCCAGGCTACGGCAAAATCTATGTAGATGCAGATGCCCATATCGTATCCAGCATCTGGACAGGAGTACCGCTGTATGGCGGGCACTCCGACCGCATCGAGATTAACAAGGAGAACCTGGATCTTCTGGCCTCCTCCCTGCAAAACCATGTGATGGAAAGATTGAATCTTGCTCATGAGTACCTCGGCAATTCGGTTGCCATAGTAGACGATGAAGCCAGCCGTTATTATGAACGGCTCAGCCGCCTGCAAAAGATTTTCGAGGATATGTTTGAAAATCTGATCAGCGAGCCGCTGTTTATGGGGATTACTTCGATCAGCAATCGATTAACGGCCGAAATTGATCATTTGGTTTCTTTGTTAAATGTGGCGGAAAGTCATGCTAAATCACTGAACTATATACTGAATTCCCCGCCTGCTGAGCTGCTTGAACATATTTTCCGCACGAACGTCAGTGTGGAAGGCATCTTTAACGAAATCCGCGGTTTTTTGTATGATTTGAAAGCAGATGTTCAGGATCTTTCCAAAAGCCTTATCCGGATCATCTCCAACAAAATTCCGGAGCTTTTTGAGGGCGGAAAAGAACTCTGGTATGATGCTGTAGTCAGTGAGTTAAAAGCCCATTATGGGATCGTGAACAATAACAGGGATAGACTGCTTTCTCATATTAGTGAATACCAGAAACAAGTTCAGGATACTGCTGCTAATTTTCATGACCGGGACTTTTCCCTGGGACAGTCGATTAGAAGCAAATCCACCCATTCTAATTCTATATCCGTTCAGGGAACGAACACGTATAAGCTGGAAGATTCCCCTTATATGGAGCTTAGGATGAAGATTAAGGAATTCCAGATGGATACGTCTTATTCTGCTTTCACTGCATCAACCCAGGCACTTCTCATGCCTATATTGCATAAGGGCTGGGTGATTACCCTGAACATTGAAAATGCACTTGAACTCCTGTCGAGCACTATCAAAGGCGCAACCAAATTCGCCTTGGACTACACCATCCCCGGCAAGTTATTCGGCCTGTTTTCGGACTTTGACGATAAAATCCGAAACAGCGTCAACAACGCGCTGGCGCCTTTGGACGAATTTGCCGGCACGATTGAAGGCATCCGAAAAGGATTAGACCGATTAATGGCGGAGTACCCTACTCTATTGGAGAATTTCAGGCCTTATGTCGAGACAGCCATATTCAATAACAGCGGTTACTATAATGTCCACCTCTATAACCTTGCATCCATTGCTATTTTAAGAGAAATGGAAATGCTGTTTGATGATGTGGTGTATCAGTTGGGACATCATAAAGCTGAATCGATTGAGGCATTGTGCGAGGTTTCGAAAAAAGTGAAGGGTAATATGGGGATACTGTATGAACAGGTGGACCGCGGGACGATAAATTAA
- a CDS encoding DUF1672 family protein yields MQKKITILLCSAGISFMLGGCSGMINANNNQKNEQTKETQAAPSEGSLISVQDYTGEGYALPYGKVTDKIADENLDEIKNAAIKFFKETYKTDVTVHNVVGAKDGATVFVESKGEPHFYTYAVVPIDELAKKVMTEKIWADEFQVENAIKGGLYHMIFNEEFKKLDNYLESVAADGQVTGKTKESLQNAGGQGFMAPYYFISMTDEELAIKPVYDLFINNPDESVKNLRNAYDNTQFNPENFFINIQYFMSDEESEPNKEIFNRIVKDLEEMTSIPKGSYSVFLNDNFIDKKSADGTKDNSLEQSFPDYIIKD; encoded by the coding sequence GTGCAAAAGAAAATAACCATTTTACTCTGCAGTGCAGGAATTTCATTCATGCTTGGAGGATGCTCCGGCATGATCAACGCGAATAACAACCAGAAAAATGAGCAAACAAAAGAAACACAGGCTGCCCCTTCTGAAGGTTCTCTTATTAGCGTTCAGGATTATACGGGTGAAGGCTATGCACTTCCCTACGGAAAAGTGACGGATAAAATTGCTGATGAAAACCTTGATGAGATAAAGAATGCTGCGATAAAGTTTTTTAAAGAGACATACAAGACAGATGTAACAGTCCATAATGTGGTTGGGGCCAAGGACGGGGCTACAGTGTTTGTAGAATCCAAAGGTGAACCGCATTTCTACACGTATGCTGTAGTGCCAATAGATGAACTGGCAAAGAAAGTGATGACAGAAAAGATATGGGCGGATGAATTCCAGGTGGAGAATGCCATTAAAGGCGGATTGTATCACATGATTTTTAATGAAGAGTTCAAGAAGCTCGATAACTACCTAGAATCAGTTGCGGCTGACGGGCAAGTAACAGGTAAAACAAAAGAATCCCTCCAAAATGCTGGCGGACAAGGTTTTATGGCACCATATTATTTTATTTCCATGACAGATGAAGAGTTGGCTATAAAGCCAGTCTATGACCTTTTTATAAATAATCCTGATGAAAGTGTAAAAAACTTACGGAATGCTTATGATAATACACAATTTAATCCTGAGAATTTCTTTATTAATATACAATATTTCATGTCTGACGAAGAATCAGAACCAAACAAAGAAATATTTAATAGAATCGTGAAAGACCTTGAAGAGATGACTTCAATTCCTAAAGGTTCTTACAGTGTTTTCCTTAATGATAATTTCATTGATAAAAAGAGTGCGGATGGGACTAAGGATAACTCTCTGGAACAGTCCTTCCCTGACTATATTATAAAGGATTAA
- a CDS encoding DUF1672 family protein, giving the protein MHNKTKILLCSVGISLMLGGCSGMNSTNNNQDTEKTKETQAAPSEETKISVQDYTGEGYALPYGRVTDEIAEKNLAQIEEAAISFFKENYKTDVTVHNVVGAKDGATVFVESKGEPHFYTYAVVPIDELEKKVMTEKIWADEFQVKNAIKGGLYNMIFKEEFNQLDNYFDSLAAEGKITGRTKESIQNVGGHGFSTPYYFISMRSKEAAIQPVYDLFMKNPDESTENLRKAFEENSFSAKYLFINIQLFMADKNANPDKKLFDKIIKDLEEMTSIPRGSYSFVLNDNFIDKQSSSGMGDNSLDLLKDIIKE; this is encoded by the coding sequence ATGCACAATAAAACAAAAATCTTACTCTGCAGTGTTGGAATATCATTAATGCTTGGAGGATGTTCTGGTATGAATAGTACGAATAACAATCAAGACACTGAAAAAACGAAAGAAACACAGGCTGCCCCTTCTGAAGAAACTAAGATTAGCGTTCAGGATTATACAGGTGAAGGCTATGCCTTACCATACGGAAGAGTGACAGATGAAATTGCTGAAAAAAATCTTGCTCAGATCGAGGAAGCTGCCATCAGCTTCTTCAAAGAAAATTATAAGACAGACGTAACAGTGCATAATGTGGTGGGTGCTAAGGATGGAGCCACTGTGTTTGTAGAATCAAAAGGTGAACCGCATTTCTATACCTATGCTGTAGTACCAATAGATGAACTGGAAAAGAAAGTAATGACGGAAAAGATATGGGCGGACGAATTCCAGGTGAAGAATGCCATTAAAGGCGGTTTGTATAACATGATCTTCAAAGAAGAATTCAATCAACTCGATAACTACTTTGATTCACTTGCAGCAGAAGGTAAAATAACTGGCAGAACGAAGGAATCCATTCAAAATGTTGGTGGACATGGTTTCTCAACTCCTTATTATTTTATTTCAATGAGAAGCAAAGAGGCAGCTATCCAACCTGTATATGACCTTTTCATGAAAAATCCTGATGAAAGTACGGAAAACCTCAGGAAGGCTTTTGAAGAAAATTCATTCTCGGCCAAATACCTTTTCATTAATATTCAATTATTTATGGCAGATAAAAATGCAAATCCAGATAAAAAGTTATTTGATAAAATCATAAAAGACCTTGAAGAAATGACTTCAATTCCTAGAGGTTCTTATAGTTTTGTCTTAAATGATAATTTTATTGATAAGCAAAGCTCCAGCGGAATGGGAGATAATTCACTGGACTTACTGAAAGATATTATCAAAGAATAA